The following are encoded in a window of Palaemon carinicauda isolate YSFRI2023 chromosome 31, ASM3689809v2, whole genome shotgun sequence genomic DNA:
- the LOC137625100 gene encoding uncharacterized protein: MAEMQEMIDRLVLEGRKVRMVINQRTTKVMQIQSGDLMNCLIGGVILPNSNAFKYLGTIVNSNESLVIEFKERIVRVEKAMDMLKTVWRSNQTSVHRKIKIYISLVRSISTYGHQSWYCTGTTDAKFLAFEN; this comes from the coding sequence atggctgaaatgcaggaaatgattgataggttagtactggAAGGGAGAAAGGTTCGAATGGTGATCAACCAGAGAACGACAAAGGTCATGCAGATTCAAAGTGGTGATCTTATGAACTGCCTTatcggaggagtaatattacccaatTCAAAcgcattcaaatatttaggaaccatcgtTAACAGCAATGAATCACTAGTTATAGAATTCAAGGAAAGAATAGTGAGGGTAGAAAAAGCAATGGACATGCTAaaaacagtttggaggtcaaatcAAACATCAGTTCAcagaaaaatcaaaatatacatttcacttgtaagatcgatCTCAACTTATGGGCACCAGTCATGGTACTGCACTGgaacaactgatgcaaaatttctgGCCTTTGAGAATTAA